One genomic region from Bacillus sp. SLBN-46 encodes:
- a CDS encoding methyltransferase domain-containing protein, with protein MDTKKDVQQQFGKSADSYVSSPIHKEGKDLQKLLQMVTATGEEELLDVATGGGHTANAFASIVKNITAIDLTPEMLVAAENFIKGNGHRNVRFLQADAENLPFSNEAFDIVTCRIAPHHFPNVNQFVEEVYRVLKPNGQFLLDDNVVPEEDVFDQFYNAIEKRRDYSHFRAWKKSEWLRMLEFAGFEIYEWHRFEKTFRFDPWCNRMNLSQDEKDKLSEYIQGSDPKVKDKFRIVIEENQVVSFQGEAIVLKAIKR; from the coding sequence ATGGATACTAAAAAAGATGTGCAACAGCAGTTTGGCAAAAGTGCCGACTCTTATGTAAGCAGCCCAATTCACAAAGAGGGCAAAGACCTGCAAAAACTATTGCAAATGGTGACCGCCACAGGGGAAGAAGAATTACTCGATGTGGCAACAGGTGGTGGACACACTGCAAATGCCTTTGCTTCGATAGTAAAAAATATTACTGCAATTGATCTGACACCAGAGATGCTTGTTGCTGCAGAAAATTTTATAAAGGGAAATGGACATCGAAATGTTCGGTTCTTACAAGCGGATGCAGAGAACCTTCCATTTTCAAATGAAGCATTTGATATTGTAACCTGTCGGATAGCACCACACCATTTTCCAAATGTAAATCAGTTTGTTGAAGAAGTGTATCGTGTACTTAAACCAAATGGACAATTTTTACTCGATGATAATGTCGTTCCGGAAGAGGATGTCTTTGATCAATTCTATAATGCTATTGAAAAAAGAAGAGATTACAGTCATTTCAGAGCTTGGAAGAAAAGTGAGTGGCTCCGTATGCTTGAATTTGCGGGTTTTGAAATATATGAATGGCATCGGTTTGAAAAAACATTTCGGTTTGACCCTTGGTGCAATCGTATGAATTTATCACAAGATGAAAAAGATAAACTATCTGAATACATTCAAGGGTCAGATCCAAAAGTAAAAGATAAATTTCGAATTGTTATTGAAGAAAATCAAGTTGTTTCTTTTCAAGGAGAAGCAATCGTTTTAAAAGCAATTAAAAGGTAA